The nucleotide window GCTATGTGGAGGAATTTAAACATGTTATATGAAAGTCGTGCCGGACGAAGCGCCGTGGCCGGCCGATATGGCCCGGCCATGCCGGTTCGCCCAGAACCAAGGCTTTTCGGAGTGTTGCTATGTTTCTTTATCAATATACCGGATAACCACGGAACAGCAAGAAGTCAGGATTACTCAGGAGTACAATGACCGTAAACATTCAGTAAACCCCCTCCTGTCGGGAAAGGGGTCTTCTTCTACCAACGGCCGCTCCATTGAGAAGGGCCGGCTGTTCATAAACAGGCTATCAAGCAGGAACTCGCTTCGCCGCAACGGCGATTCGGAAGCCATAAGCATATCCTGCCGAAGTTGTTTCAATTTCCGCTTTTGCCGTCACGGCTGCGGCTCAGGGTCCGCTACACCGTTCGCTATAAGAAAACCCCTTTCCCGGTCCAACCTCAAACCTACGGGGTTTACCGAAACCTTACTGCGAGACGGACGTGTGTCATGTTGTAACTTGTTGATTTTATTGGGTGGCATTTGAAGCATTTCGGGTTGTTACCAGTTTATCAAGTTTGTCGGTCTCGCAATAACCCGCGAGACGGACGTGTGTCATGTTGTAACTTGTTGATTTTATTGGGTGGCATTTGAAGCATTTCGGGTTGTTACCAGTTTATCAAGTTTGATAGACAGCAAGAAATTTTTCGAATTCCGTACCGGAAAGGGCCTTGATCACCGCCCGGTGATTGACAATCTCCCCGGCAATGGAGTCGGTGCTCGTTTTTTTCAGCCTGGCCTCTTCCATCTCCTCATCGATAACGCCCAGGAAAGAGAGGATCGCTTGCCGGCTGGCCGCCATATCACTGAAAAAATTCTCATAGGTTATTTCAAGATAGGGATTCCCGCGGGCATACAATTCGCGATAGGCCTGCACTTCCTGGCGGCTGCGATGCAGAAAAATCATCATCCTGCCGATGGGGATGGTCACTGGCCGGGGTTTGACATTATTGCCTTGCACATGGGATGTCCCGGTACTTTTCATCCGTACGAGGGAGACGAAACGCTTGAGGTCGTTCTCCCGGACAAGATGGAGAATGGAGACCTTGCCCCTTGCGATCCACTGCTGCACCTCCGGTGTGGCCTTCAACTGGTTGTACATCATCTTGAAGCCGATTACCGTCTTGCCGCCGGCCGGCTTATCGGCATCAGCCATGTCATACTGTGTCCATGGCAGCGGAAAAGCGGGGTCGTCCGCGAAACGCCGCAGGTATTCCGCCACTGCCCTGTTCAGGTGCGGGTTCAAACCAAGTTTCCTGAGTAACCGGTTCCGGTAAAAAACATGAAGAGTTCGATCCAGTACCGATTCCGCACAGTAATGCCGGAAACCGTCTTCATATTTGTACTTCCACAGGAACAGCTCACCATGACAGCGAATCTGCGAATGGCTGTTGAGCCAGAGGCGGATATAGGTCGAACCAGTCCTCGGGGAGGTCAGAATGACAAATTTTTTCTTGTCAGCCATCGTGCTTATCACCCGGTTTTTCCCTGGCCGCTATCTTGTTGCTTGCAAGGAACATGGCCAGGGTCGCGGCCAGAAATTGTTGGTAGTCAGAATAAGTGTGGCGGAGAAATTCGATTTTAAACTGGTCGATACAGAATACGGTCAGAACAACAATGGCCAGCCTGGGGATACCTTCCACGAACCGGCTGTCCGTCCGGACCCGGCTCATGTTGAAGAAACAGGCATACAGGCAGACCGCCAGCAGGGCATATGCCAGCAGGCCGACCATGCCCAGGGTGTAGAAGAGATAGATATACAGGCTGTGGGGATATCCCATGGCCGCACTGGCCGGCACCCCGGAGACCTTCTTTCTGCCCTTTTCGTCGTAGAGGTCCGAAACCAGGATCATCCGGACCCCCTTGCCGAGGATGGGGGTTTCCAGCGCCCGCTTGATATATTCCGGCCACCCCCTCCTGGTGTCCGGGGTGAACCCCTGAATTTCCGTGTCTGCGAATCGGTCGTACAGCACGTTAAACTGGGTATAGCGCAGCATGATGACGCTGGCCGCGGCGGAGAGAAGTATCCCCACCACCATGAATTTTAATATTTTTGCGGGACCAAGCTGGCGCCTGAAAAGAAATATGAAAATAAAAAGGCCGATAACCATCGCAATGGGGGCCCCGCGGTTGCCGGTCCCGACCATGGCGCAGAGGTTGCCGAACAGAACCGGGATGACGATCCGCTTCATCCGGCCGGTTGCCATGAGGTAGTAGCTCTGGATGAACACCATGAGAACAAAGTATTCGGCGAGCAGCCCGGGGCCTGAAAAAGGCCCGGTGAGCCGCCGCTCGTCAATGGCCGCGTGGAGCCTGTTTTTGACAAAGGCGAATTCCTGGATTCCAAACGGCACTATCTGGGTGAACCCGGCTATTACCTGGAGCACGCAGTAGCCCAGCACCAGCACGTTCATGATAAGCAGGAGTTTGAAGAACTGGTGCAGTTCGTCTTCGCGGTTGATGAGCCGGTAGGTTGTATAAAAAAGAACAACACTTGAAAAAAGACCGATCAGGTATGTGACCTGCAATACCAGCAACGGCCGGGGGTTGTTGAAAAACGACAGGGCATAGGCCATGCCGACCAGGAAAAGGCAGGAGGAGACGGGTATCAGGAAACGGCCCGGGTCTTTTTCCCCTTTTCGACCGAGAAAAACACTGATCCCGACCACAAAGATGAAGGCCATGTTGAGGGTGCCGAACCTGCTGGAGATGAATTGAAAGGGCAGGGTGATGATCACCAGGTTGAACAGCTTGCGGTACAGGCCGGCAACGCTGAAAATGAACACCAGCACCCCCAGCCCCAGGGCGGCTATCAACTGGACAAACTGGGCTGTACTAAGATCAAACATGGCCGCCTATCTTCTTAATCACAGGAATCCACGTCCCGGCTTCAGGACCGTAACGCCCCATTACCGGGCATGGGAGAGTTCATGGAATATGCCGTGATACCGAACCGGTTCAACACCTCTTCGATTATCAGGCGATCTTTATCCGACATTCTTGCCATCCAGTTACCAAGGGTACTCTGATCAAAGATCGTGCCCTTCCGGTCTGGCGAACTCTGCTGGGAAGGTTGCCGGAGCCATTGTCCGGCCGGGACTTCTGCCAGGCCTAATTGTTGCACAATACGCTGCCACTCCTTGTCCTGATCCTTAAGCAGGTTTTCGTAAAACGCCATTGCCAGGCCATGGCTGCGGACCTTGTCCAGGGCAACCAGGGTTTCAATACACCAGACCGTGGCAAATCCCTCGGCCCTGCTCATATCATTAACATCCCCAATGCTAATGCCGGACAAATAGTCTTCCCGGAGCGTCCGGTCCCGCAGGTAGGCCGACAACTCATCATACCTCCAGCCACCTTGCCAGAGCCGCATCTTTGACTCTACCACCGCGCCGGGATGCCGCAATAACACCAGAATCGGCGATGAATAGTTTTTATGGAGCCAGCCAAGCATCAAATTTGCTCGAATAAATTTCACGATGGGCCGTTGCCCGACTTTCATCCCCCTGTATCTGCGATATCTTTCAAACATCTTACAATATCTGGCCATCTGGGCCTTGGCCTTGGCCAATGAAGAAAAAGCCGGCCAGCCGTGCCAGAGATGGTTTCTGTTTATCCGGTAGTTCGCCCACAGCCGGCCACGGCCTCCCCATATGACCTCATCGAGAAATTTTTTGAGTTCCGGTTCCTCCCGGTCATCGGGAATATATTTATATGCAAAGGGCCCGGCGCTGGAAATTCTTCCCGGGTGAAGGGGCTCAAACACCGTCCGCAGGCCATTTGCCCGGCCCAGAACGTCCTGGACCCAGGTGGAGCCGCTCCTCCCGCCGGCAGCGATGAAAATGGGGCTGTCCTTTTGCATTGATGGTGTCGGGCCGGTCTGCATGTCAGGGGGTTCCGTTCCCGGGATGCCTTTTTTTCATAAACTCTTTACTCCAGTCCGCCTTGTTGGCAAATGTCTTAAAAACCCAACCATACCCCGAAAACCAGAGATAGCCCGCATATGCTGTGCTGAAAAGAAAGGCCCCAGCTGTAATTCTGAACAGTAAGTCGAGGTCCGGGCCCAACATATGCAGGAAAAAGGATGTTGCCGCCGCGGCAATGACCGAACCGAACATGGCATGTCCCAGGCTTTGCCAGTCCTGCAACTCGATAAAGCGGACCCGGAGTAACCGGGTGGCCCGCTGATAGGTGATTATCGTAATTAAAATCTGGGCAATCACGCTGCCGCAGGCCGCCCCGGCGATACCCAGGGTTCGGGCCCCCAGGTAGCTTAACAGGCTGGAACCCAGCAGCAGGACCAGACTGACCTTGGTCATGAAAAGCTTCTGGCTGAATATCATCATGATATTGGAAACATCAATCACCCTGGCAATGGTCAGGACGAGGTAGATTTGAAACACCACCGCAGCGCCCACATATTCCCGGGTGAACAACAATGTGACCAGGGGTTTCGCCTGGACGAAAATAAAAGCGGCCAGGGGAAAGACCACAAAAGCAACGGCAAGGTTGGCGCTCTGGTTGAGGTAAAGCACCCGTTTGAAATCTCCCTGGACATGGGCCTGGCTCATTTTTGGAAAAACCACCTGGCCCAGGGTCCGTCTCAGCAGCCGGAGGACGGGTATTTCCAGGGCTCCGAGGGAAAAGACCGCAAACATCTCCGGCAGGAAAATCAGGGCCACGATCCACTGCTCCACCTGGCGGCGCAGGTTATCGATGATGTTGGCCAGTCCAAAGGGCAGGGCGTAGCTGATCTGCGCCTTTATGCGGGCCCAGCTCAGACTTGAAAATCTGACCGGGTGGTGCTTTCTGAGGTAAAAGGCCAGGATCGCCAGCTTGAAAAGGACAAATAGCAGTAACGATAAAAAAACGTACTGAATATCCCCGGTAAAATAGGCCGCGCCGGTGACAAGGGCCAGCCGCGACACCGAATTGCTGATCAGGGCAAATGCCTGGCAGGTGAAATTCTGGTCCGCTGTCGGCAGGGTTTCAACAAGGCAGGAGAGTACCCAGAGAAAAACAAATGCCGGGACGATATATCCGCCCTCCAGCTGAAGCCTTTCAGGGAACAGAGGGTTGAGAGGACTGACCAGAAAGGCGGCCAGCAACCCGGTAATGCACAGCATCATGATAACCTGGGTCACATAGCTGGCCTTTTCCTGCCGGTCGACCCGCGGCAGGAAATACATCAGGCTTCTGGGCAGGCCCAATGGGGCAATGAGGTGCGCCGTGTTGGCCAGCAGCCAGAAAAGACGGTATTCGGCAAAATCAGACCTGTCCAGCAGACGAACAAGAATCATCGGCGCGGCAAACATGGCCAACGACACGATCATGTTGGCCATGCCGAGAACAATGGCTTGCGAGCGGGTATTACCTTTTGTCCGTCCCATTACTTCGCGTTTCCCCGCTGATTTCCGGCCGCAACTGAGGTTTTTTGTTCAATATCAAGGATTGTCGGTCTCGCAACAACCCGCTCGACGGACGTGATTCGTCTTGTAACTTGTTGATTTTATTGGGTGGCATTTGAAGCCTTTCGGGTTGTTACGAGTTCATCATAATTCGTAACCGTTCACCGGGGGTACGGATTTACGGTAAACTCATGCCCGTAAGCGTTCACCAGTGGCTTAGATTCGTTCATTCGGGACTGCGAAGCATACTGGTGCTATTCGAGCAGGCCAGAATGGGCGAAGATGAGGTGCTGGTGAACGCTTACCATAATTCATTATTGCTATAATAAGCCTGATGATGTAAGTACATGTTTTACTACAATTTGTCAAAAGTTATGCCTCTGCCCCGAGTTTTGTCCACATATTCTTCATCCTTATCCGTGACAAGGGAGGGATTCATGCCGCAACCAGGAATCCATGCGCGCATTGTTACAAAAAGCAGCCTTTTGTTTCTGCTCGTTATCTTGATGACCGTGGCCCTGGCGGCCTGCGGCGGGCCGGAGCAGAAAAAGGCCAAGTTCTTTAACAAGGGCAAGACCCTTTACGAGCAGGGGGATTACACCAGGGCCCGGCTGGAGTTGAAGAATGCCCTGCAGATCGACCGTGAATTTGCTGATGCCCGCTATCTGCTCGGGATGGTCGAGATGAAAGACGGGAATATAAAAAAGGCCTACGGCAATTTCCATAAGACCGTCCAGCTGTCGCCCGGCCACCTGGACGCCCAGTTGCAGCTGGGCAAGATTCTCTTCTCGGCAAAGCTGTACGACCAGGCCATGGAAAAGGCCGAACTGGTCCTTGGCAAAAAGCCGGCCGATATTGAGGCCCTGTTGCTGAAGAGCGCGATACTGCTGACCCGGGGAGACCGGGACCAGGCAAAAGCGATCCTGACCGGCATGCTCGACCAGGGGGTGATCGATCCCAATGTGTACATCCTGCTGGCCACGGCCGACAAGCAGGAAAAAAATGTTCAGCAGGCCGAGGCCGTACTCAGGCGCGGGGTGGCGGCCAACCCCGACTCATCAATGCTTCGCTTTGCCCTGGCTGATCTGTTTGCCCGGACTAATCGTCAGGCAGAGGCCATCACCTCGCTCAAAAAGGTCGTTGAGCTGGAGGCCGGCCGGGTCAAGTATAAATATGACCTGGCCGGGCTCTATTGGGATACCGGCATGCAGCGCCAGGCGGTCGAGCTGCTTGACGCGATAATCGCCGCAGACCCGCAGGACGAGGAGTCCAGGCTGAAAATCGCCAGGTTTTATTTTGTCAAGAAACAGCTGGACGCCGCGGAAAAGACCCTGGTTGACGCGATCGCTGCAAACCCGAAGAGTTTCAAGCTCCGGCTGCGGCTGGCTGACCTGTATATATACCAGGACAAGATCGACAAGGCCGTGGCGGTCCTCAAGGAGAGCCTGCTGCTCGACCGGGACCCGGCCGCGCCGGGGATCATCCTGGCAAAAAACAGCCTGGCCCGGGCATATCTCATGGCCGGTGAGGTTGAGCAGGCCTACCGTTATGTAAACGAGGTGCTTAAGGAGAGTCCCAAGAACATTGACGCCCTTTTCAAGAGCGGCAACATCCATATGCTGAAAAACGACAGTCAGCAGGCGGTGTTCGAGTTCCGCTCGATTGTCACGGAAAATCCGCGGTTCATTCCCGGTTACCTGCGCCTGAGCGACGCGTATGTTGCCAACGGCGAACTGGAACTGGCCGCCGATACCCTGCGCAACGCCCTGGAGGTTGCCCCCGGGTCACCGGACGTGGTCA belongs to Desulfobacterales bacterium and includes:
- a CDS encoding sulfotransferase; this encodes MADKKKFVILTSPRTGSTYIRLWLNSHSQIRCHGELFLWKYKYEDGFRHYCAESVLDRTLHVFYRNRLLRKLGLNPHLNRAVAEYLRRFADDPAFPLPWTQYDMADADKPAGGKTVIGFKMMYNQLKATPEVQQWIARGKVSILHLVRENDLKRFVSLVRMKSTGTSHVQGNNVKPRPVTIPIGRMMIFLHRSRQEVQAYRELYARGNPYLEITYENFFSDMAASRQAILSFLGVIDEEMEEARLKKTSTDSIAGEIVNHRAVIKALSGTEFEKFLAVYQT
- a CDS encoding O-antigen ligase family protein gives rise to the protein MFDLSTAQFVQLIAALGLGVLVFIFSVAGLYRKLFNLVIITLPFQFISSRFGTLNMAFIFVVGISVFLGRKGEKDPGRFLIPVSSCLFLVGMAYALSFFNNPRPLLVLQVTYLIGLFSSVVLFYTTYRLINREDELHQFFKLLLIMNVLVLGYCVLQVIAGFTQIVPFGIQEFAFVKNRLHAAIDERRLTGPFSGPGLLAEYFVLMVFIQSYYLMATGRMKRIVIPVLFGNLCAMVGTGNRGAPIAMVIGLFIFIFLFRRQLGPAKILKFMVVGILLSAAASVIMLRYTQFNVLYDRFADTEIQGFTPDTRRGWPEYIKRALETPILGKGVRMILVSDLYDEKGRKKVSGVPASAAMGYPHSLYIYLFYTLGMVGLLAYALLAVCLYACFFNMSRVRTDSRFVEGIPRLAIVVLTVFCIDQFKIEFLRHTYSDYQQFLAATLAMFLASNKIAAREKPGDKHDG
- a CDS encoding sulfotransferase, encoding MQKDSPIFIAAGGRSGSTWVQDVLGRANGLRTVFEPLHPGRISSAGPFAYKYIPDDREEPELKKFLDEVIWGGRGRLWANYRINRNHLWHGWPAFSSLAKAKAQMARYCKMFERYRRYRGMKVGQRPIVKFIRANLMLGWLHKNYSSPILVLLRHPGAVVESKMRLWQGGWRYDELSAYLRDRTLREDYLSGISIGDVNDMSRAEGFATVWCIETLVALDKVRSHGLAMAFYENLLKDQDKEWQRIVQQLGLAEVPAGQWLRQPSQQSSPDRKGTIFDQSTLGNWMARMSDKDRLIIEEVLNRFGITAYSMNSPMPGNGALRS
- a CDS encoding oligosaccharide flippase family protein; the encoded protein is MGRTKGNTRSQAIVLGMANMIVSLAMFAAPMILVRLLDRSDFAEYRLFWLLANTAHLIAPLGLPRSLMYFLPRVDRQEKASYVTQVIMMLCITGLLAAFLVSPLNPLFPERLQLEGGYIVPAFVFLWVLSCLVETLPTADQNFTCQAFALISNSVSRLALVTGAAYFTGDIQYVFLSLLLFVLFKLAILAFYLRKHHPVRFSSLSWARIKAQISYALPFGLANIIDNLRRQVEQWIVALIFLPEMFAVFSLGALEIPVLRLLRRTLGQVVFPKMSQAHVQGDFKRVLYLNQSANLAVAFVVFPLAAFIFVQAKPLVTLLFTREYVGAAVVFQIYLVLTIARVIDVSNIMMIFSQKLFMTKVSLVLLLGSSLLSYLGARTLGIAGAACGSVIAQILITIITYQRATRLLRVRFIELQDWQSLGHAMFGSVIAAAATSFFLHMLGPDLDLLFRITAGAFLFSTAYAGYLWFSGYGWVFKTFANKADWSKEFMKKRHPGNGTP
- a CDS encoding tetratricopeptide repeat protein; protein product: MPQPGIHARIVTKSSLLFLLVILMTVALAACGGPEQKKAKFFNKGKTLYEQGDYTRARLELKNALQIDREFADARYLLGMVEMKDGNIKKAYGNFHKTVQLSPGHLDAQLQLGKILFSAKLYDQAMEKAELVLGKKPADIEALLLKSAILLTRGDRDQAKAILTGMLDQGVIDPNVYILLATADKQEKNVQQAEAVLRRGVAANPDSSMLRFALADLFARTNRQAEAITSLKKVVELEAGRVKYKYDLAGLYWDTGMQRQAVELLDAIIAADPQDEESRLKIARFYFVKKQLDAAEKTLVDAIAANPKSFKLRLRLADLYIYQDKIDKAVAVLKESLLLDRDPAAPGIILAKNSLARAYLMAGEVEQAYRYVNEVLKESPKNIDALFKSGNIHMLKNDSQQAVFEFRSIVTENPRFIPGYLRLSDAYVANGELELAADTLRNALEVAPGSPDVVRALVRVALLREKYEDAEGYLRDFLKQNPDQAEFQATLGDLFFSRGDLARAEREYGLLKQNDPTNPLAYLKLSQLYRKQKKWTKAIRELETGLAANPKSADIFSSLVQLYVARGKTDTALAACRKQLSRNPGDAFTYNLLSGVYIATKEYDKARQALEKAIGINPAWQVPYGNLAKLFLAHNKREEAIATLEEALKADPKQPAPYLTLATLYQQDQQPEKAIRIYEKALTEIPGLWPAANNLADLLTEHTGSRADLERALVLARKARQMKPGEAAVNDTLGWIYYKLGDSKRARLLIEKALAAAPDNPAINYHLGILLFNSGRKDEAREKLTKALENDEQFSGRQEAEKVLKQL